The following nucleotide sequence is from Komagataeibacter medellinensis NBRC 3288.
TACAGGACGTTGGGCATATGGCGCGTGAGAGTGGCGTGCGCGCCATCATTCATGCAGGCCAGGTGCCGCTCTCGCCTGCCGTGCGCGCGCTGGGGCCCCAATGGCTGCCCACATGCCTGGGTGGCGGCGATGACTATGAACTCCTGCTGGCGGTTCCCCCCGCGCACGAGGCGCGGCTTGTGGCGCATGCGCGGCAGTGCGGCATACAGGTTAGCCGTATTGGACAGGTGGCGGCCGGTACGGGCGTACGCGTGCTTGATGCCAGTGGGGGGGACATGGCGCTGGCCCGGCGTGGCTGGAGCCACGTGGGCGGCGGGGCGTAGGCGGGTCCTCAGTCCGTCAGCGGGCGGTCATATACCCGGTAGCGCTTGCAGGGCTGTGGCGTGATGCGTTCGATCAGGCGACGCATGGGCAGGTTGGTTTCCAGCACCCAGCCCAGTTCAATGGTACGATAGGGCAGGTTGCGCCCGCGCTTCATCAGTTCGGTAATGGCAAGGGCGGGCATGATCGCACCCAGCGCCGTGCCATCCAGCGCGGAACTGACCCCGAGCAGGATAACGCGGGCGGAATGGAATTCATGCCGCAGCAGTCGCTTGCCCAGTTTGAGCCACCCCAGCGGCGAGGGATCACCATTCAGGTCCCATGAGACATCGAACACATTGGGCACCACCAGCGCCACGCAGACCGGCTTGCCCGCCTGCTCGATCAGTACGAAATGCTCTGGCCGCAGGATGGGTTTCATCTCCACGATCATGGACTGGATATCCTCGCGCGCCAGCGGGATCGAGCCCCAGTTGTTTTTCCATGCATCATTGTAGAGCGTGCGCAGGATCTCGCCATCTTCCTCGATCCGGTCCATGCGCAGCCCACGGGTGGTGACATTGCCCAGCCGCCCTTCGCCCAGGCGCAGGCTGGCGGGGACCAGATGGGCTTCCTCCGCATCGGGGCCGGTGCGCATCTGGTAGGCCACCAGGTCGCGGATCTTGGTGCAGCCACACGCTTCCATCATGCCCGGCAGCCATTGCGGGTGCCATGGCATGGCCACCATGGGCATGGCGTGGTGGCCTTCGATCATCACGCCGAACTCACCGTTGCTGTCCAGCGTCTGCGGCCCGCGCATCAGCTTCATGCCATGCTGGCGCAGCCATGTGCCCGCTGCGTCCAGCAGGGCGGATACGACCGCCAGGTCATCGATTGCATCCAGCGCCCCGAAGAACCCTACCGGTTCGCCATAATGTTCCATCGAGACAGGATCGATCTGCGCCGAGATCCGGCCCACCGCTCGCTCGCCACGCATGGCAAGGAAATACTGCGCCCGACCCATGCGGAAGAAGGCATTCTTGCGCGGCGTGAGCAGATCGCGCTGGGTCAGATCCAGGGGTGGTACGTAACCGGGCAGGCCAGCGTATAGGCGGCGGGGCAGCTGGATAAAGGTGGTCATCTGACGAAAGCCGGAAACGGGAATGATAGTAAGACGATCGGTTTCGTTCATGACCGGTTCGTTGCATCCTGCACATTACCGGCAAGGCCCCTTGTTTCCATGGTGGAACCGCTCAGGCTATGCAGGCATGGGTTGAGAGAAGTGATTCGGTGGTTCGTCCTGTTGTTGTGCTCATTGCACAGATGGACCCTGAAAAGGAAGATGGACAATGACAGTAAGGACCGCATCACGCATGGATGAAGGTAGATATGTGCTGATTACGGGTGCATCCAGCGGGATCGGGGCGGAACTGGCGTGGCTGTACGCAGCCCGTGGGCGTCCCCTCGTGCTGTGGGGACGCAATGCCGAACGACTGGAAAACGTGGCGGCCCGCGCCCGTAGCCATGGTGTGGACGTGTATACGCGCGTGCTGGACGTGGCCGATGGTCAGGCTGCCATCGCAGCCCTGCGTGCAGATGATGACAGCCATCCCGTAGGCATTGCTATTCTTGCCGCGGGTCTTGGAGACATGCGGCGTGGGAACGACGTGGTGGAAAGGGCGGAGGACGTGCTCAGGCTGGGGCTGGTCAATTATGCCACGCCATCGGCCATGGCTGCGGCCGCAGCCGAGCGCATGGTCGCGCGCGGGCGGGGGCATATCGTGCTGATAGGCTCGGTTGCTGCCTTCCATGCCCTGCCGTTTGCTGCTGCCTATTCTGGATCCAAGGCGGGGCTGAAGCGTTTTGCCGAGGCGCAACAGATGGCGCTGGCCCCGCTTGGCGTGGGGGTTACGCTGGTCTCGCCGGGATTTGTGGATACCCCCATGAGCCGCCGCGTGGTGGGGGCGAAGCCGTTCCTGCAGACCGCTCCCATGGCCGCGCGCAAGATTGCCCGCGCAGTGGACCGTGACCGGCCTCATCTTGTTTTCCCGTTCCTGTTTTCCGTGCTGCGGCTGGTCGATACCCTGGTGCCGTGGCCACTCAAGCGGCGCATCCTGTCTGCCATCCGGGCGGACCAGATGGACTGACTGCATGGCCTGATCTGTCATGGTTCGGGCGGATTGTGGTCATTTCGTGACATTAATCAATGAAATTGGCTGCTGCATGGGCTTGCTTTCCACACAGATATGTTAACCATCAGCCCTGCGATGCCTGATTTTTTGTCCCCTGTTGCGTAGAATGTGATGGGAGCGGCATGATCGTAGACTGTTTTTTTGCAATTGCAGGCAAGGAGCATGCCGCATGGGCACGGAGCGTGACCGGACATGAAAGAGATCGTAGCAGTTGATATTGGCGGGACGCATGCCCGTTTCGCCATTGCCCAGGTAGACCAGGGTCGGGTTGTCACGCTGGGGGAAGCCGTGACCCTGAAATGCGCCGATCATGCCAGCCTGCAACTGGCATGGGAAGCCTTTGCCCGCGTAATCGACCGCCCGCTACCCAAGTCGGCTGGCATTGCTGTGGCGTGTCCCATCAAGGGTGATATCCTCAAGCTGACCAACAACCCGTGGGTGATCCAGCCCGCGTGGCTGCCGGTCAAGCTGGGGGTGGACGAACTGATCCTTGTCAATGATTTTGGGGCCGTGGCCCACGCAGTGGCGCAGGTAGGGGAAGGCAGCCTCCAGCATATCTGCGGGCCTGACGTACCCCTGCCCGAACAGGGCGTCATAACCGTGGTGGGACCGGGCACCGGACTGGGTTCAGCCTATGTCGTGCGCCGCAAGAACGGCTACTTCGTATGCGAGACCGAGGGCGGGCATATCGACTTCTCCCCGCTTGACCAGTTGGAAGACCGTATTCTGACTGTGCTGCGCCGCCGCTACCGCCGCGTATCGGTCGAGCGTGTGGTATCCGGGCCGGGCCTGCTGAACCTGTATGAGGCGATTGCCGAGATGGGTGAGCTTTCGGTCAAGGCGCGTGATGACAAGGCACTGTGGACCATGGCGCTGGAAGGCTCCGACCCTGTAGCTGCTGCCGCGCTGGAGCGTTTCTGCCTTAGCCTGGGCACGGTTGCGGGCGACCTGGCCCTGGCACAGGGGGGCAGCGCGGTGGTGATTGCTGGCGGGCTTGGCCTGCGTCTGGCCAAGCACCTGCCCAGTTCCGGTTTTGCCGAGCGTTTTGTAGCCAAGGGTCGCTTTGAAGGCATGATGTCGGAAATGCCGGTCAAGCTGATCACCTACCCGCAGCCCGGCCTGCTCGGTGCCGCCGCAGCCTTTGCAGAAGCCTACCGCTAACCTGCCTTAAAGTCCCGCCTGCCCGGTGGCATCCCGCCCATGGCGGAAACCACCGGGCAGAGAGACACAGGCGGTGTTTTCAGCCGCGCCACAGATGACCGGGCATGGCATCATACTGCCGGGTCAGAAACTCCAGCAGCACCGCGATCATATGCGCCACGTCATGCGGATTGTGCTGGGTATGGTAGGCTAGTTCATGCATTGGCATGTTGTTGATCATGGTGGCGATCAGGACACGCTCGTAGCGGTTGCCGATAATTTCGTGAATATACCTGTAGCGGTTGATTGACCCCATGCGCCCGTTAAGCGGGCGGCGCGACAGGCCGAACGATGTCCGGTCCAGATTCGGGTCATCTTCCCCCAACACGCCAATACGGTAATCCGTGGCCCAGAAACGGGCCGCAGCAATATGCTGTGCATTGAGCGTGCCAATACGGTGCAGGACTTCGATCACGGTAGGCAGCGGCAACTCGGCCGGGTGTGCCGTGTCCGATGGTGCGGGCGTATGGGTGGCGGGCGTATCAGCAGGCAAGGGGATTGCTTTCGTTTCGGCTCATGAAGCGTATCATCTTCACGTTCGCTTATATGGGTCAATTGAAAGAGTGCCCCGCATGCGTCCCAGCCATGAAAATATGCGTCTTCGTAGCGGAACGGGGGCCGCGTGGCCAGCGCGGCAAAAAAAACGGCATCATCCGGGCTGGAATGATGCCGTTAAGGTTCCGTGAGGAAGGTTGGGAAATCGACGGTTGGGAATCGGTCGGGTGTCCCACGGGTTGAATTTTCTTTAATGATAATAATTATTATTATCAAGAAAAAAGATATCCATATCAGATCCCTGTGGTGGACCAGACCATGAAAACGTGGTGCCATGGCCCCATGGAAAAAGCAGGCAGGGCAGAGCATGGCCATTACATCGCTTGAAGTCGCCACACAGCGGGCAGGGGGACGGCGGGGGGCCGATATTCTGCTCGAAATTCTGGAAAGTGAAGGGGTTCGCTACATTTTCGGCAATCCCGGCACCACGGAACTGCCGCTGATTGATGCCCTCCAGCGTCGGCCGGACCTGCATTATATCCTGGCCCTGCAGGAAGCGAGCGTGGTGGCCATGGCCGATGGTTATGCCCAGGCGGCTGGCCGGCCCGGTTTTCTGAACCTGCATACGGCAGGGGGACTGGGCCATGGCATGGGCAATCTGCTCAATGCCAGCGTTTCCCAGACCCCGCTGGTGGTTACGGCAGGCCAGCAGGATTCCCGGCACACGATTTCCGACCCGCTGCTGTTTGGCGATCTGGTTAGCATCGCAACGCCCGCAGTCAAATGGGCACAGGAAGTGCTGCATGCCGACCAGTTGCCGGTGCTGGTGCGCCGGGCCTTCAACGATTCGATGGCGGCCCCTTCCGGTCCTGTATTCCTCTCCCTGCCCATGGATGTGATGGAAGAGGCCAGTGATATCGACAGCGGCTTCCCGTCCATCATCAACCGGGACTCGATAGCTGGCGGCCTGCCGGAGTTGGCCCGGGCACTTGCCGCCATTACGCCGGGGCGGTTAGCCATCATTGCGGGTGATGAAGTGCATGGTGCCAATGCCGCGGCACAGGTCGCGGCGGTGGCCGAAGTGCTGGGTGCGCCGGTTTATGGCGCATCATGGCCATCACGCATACCGTTCGCTACGTCGTGCCCGCTATGGGCGGGCAACATGCCCACGCGTGCGACCGATATCGCCCGTCGTCTGTCGGATTATGATGCGATTTTCGCGCTGGGTGGCAAATCGCTGATTACCATTCTGTATTCTGAAGGCTCTCCCGTGCCATCGGGTTGTGCGGTCTATCAGGTCTCGGCCGATGCGCGTGATCTTGGCCGCACGTTCCAGACCCCACTTTCGCTTGTAGGCAATATCCGTGCCTCGCTTGAGGTCCTGCTGCCCCTGCTGGAACATGAAACCCTGCCCCGGAAGGCAGCATTCACGGCGGCGCGTGAAAATGTAGTGGCCGCCCGCGCAACCCGACGCGCGCAGGCACAGGCGCAGGTCGCCCATCATCGGGGGGACCCGGTCATCGCCCCTTGTGTTGCGGCCCATGAAGCCGTGCGCGCCATCGGCCCCAATGTTGCAATCGTGGATGAGGCGATCGCCACATCATCTTATACGCGCATGTTCCTCGATAGTGACTGGGCGGCGCAGTACTCCTTCCTGCGCGGGGGCGCGCTGGGCTGGGGCATGCCTGCCGCTGTCGGGGCATCTCTGGGGCTGGGGCGTGAGCCGGTGGTCTGTCTGGTCGGTGACGGGGCGGCCCTCTATTCCCCCCAGGCGTTATGGACAGCCGCGCACGAACAGTTGCCCGTGACCTTTGTGGTCATGAACAACCGTGAATACAATGTGCTCAAGGGCTTCATGCGCGGGCAGACACATTATGTTTCGGCGCGGGAAGATCGGTTCCTGGCCATGGACCTGCGCGACCCACCGATCGACTATCAGGCCATGGCGCTATCCTATGGCCTGGAGTCCCGGCTGGTGACGCGGGCGGGAGATATCGCACCCGTGATCGAGGCCGCCATGGCCTCGGGCCGACCCAACCTGGTCGAGATCGTGATCAGCACGGTTGCCTGAAACCGCCCGCTCCAACCTTACCGGATAGGGAAAGTGCATCTGGCGGGCGTAGCTTCCGCCCGTTCGCCACCCGGGTTCACGTGCAGGGTCAGCCGCATGACGGCTGCCGCCAGATGCGCGCCGCTGGTGCGCATGGTTGTCTTGATATCGACCCCGTGGTTGTTATCCAGCACGGCTACGTTGCGGCCACGGGCAATCGTTGCTTCTGCCCGAACAGACCAGTAGGTGCCATTAATGTCAGACAGGCGTGCAAGGTTGTACACCGTACCTTCCCCGCGCAGTCTGCTGTACCCGATGCCAATCGCGCCACCACCGCTTATCTTGACCGGATAGGAATGCATGCCGAAATAAAGTCGGCCTTTTCCCCATGAATAGCCACCGGCCACGGCCACATCGCGCAGGCTGAAGCATAGCTTTGCGGTGGGTTGCCCCAACGCATCCGCCGCATGCGCGCAAGGGGCGGCCAGTAGCCCAGCAGCAAGGAGAAAAGAGGCGGGAAGGTAAGCTGGGCGCACGGTATGTTCCTGCTACAATATGCTGACTTTAAAAGAGCATATGTGAAATAAGGGATAACCCGGCATGGTTGACCGGTAGCCTCCTTTGTATTTCAGTCCATTACCATCAAAAGGCAACCCCCTGTCCGTATCAGCACCGCAATCATGGGGCAACCATGAGGGAAAAGGAGCCGCGCCAAATGCCTGCCCACCCTGTTTTCATGGATTACGATACCCCGGCCTGCCAGGCTGTGGGGCAAAGAATTCGGGCAGGTGCGCCCTTTGTCTATGGACTGACCAATTATGTCGCAGCCCCCTTGAGTGCAAACGTGCTGCTGGCCGTGGGTGCTGCACCTGCCATAGGCGCAGCACCGGGCTGGCCGGATGGTTTTGGCGCGCGGGCCGGTGCGATGTGGGTCAATGCGGCGGGGCTGATCAACGGTAGTGTGGAGGATATGCGCACGGCTATTGCAGCAGCCAATACGGCGGGCGTACCATGGGTTCTGGATCCCGTGGCCATGGGAGCAGGGGTAGCTGGGTATGATGCCCTGATCCGCACCCTTGCGGCAGGTGGGCCCGCTGTCATCCGCGGCAATGCCAGTGAGATCATGGCGCTGGCCGGCGGGGTGGGGACGGCGCGCGGGGTGGAAACGACCGCTACGATTGCGCAGGCCGTGCCGTCGGGGCTGATGCTGGCGCATAGGCAGAAAGCTATTGTTGCGATCAGCGGGCCTGAAGATCATATCCTTACTCCCGACGGACAGCAGGTGGTCATACCCGGCGGCCACCGTCTGCTTGCCACCGTAACCGGGGCGGGCTGCGCGTTGGGGGGCGTGATTGCCGCAGCTCTGGCTGTGACCCCGGTCGGGCCGGAACGCCTTATGGCCGTGGCGACCGCGCATGCGCTGTATGCCCGTGCGGCCGAGATGGCGGCACGCAATGCACAGGGCACGGCATCTTTTGCAACGGGTTTTGTCGATGCCCTGTCTCAGTTGCAACAGGTGGCCTGATCAGGAAATATCCGCCATGAGGGAGACGTGGGCGGCAATAATCTTCCAGCCATCCAGTGTGCGGATCCATGTCTGGCTTTGCCGGCCAATGCGCGTGCCGCCATGGCGGCGAAACTCCAGATCGACCGTTCCTGCATCGGTCCCGATAGCGGTGATATGGCGGCGTAGCACGTCGCGCGGTGGCGAACCGCCTGCACGCTGGCGGCGGAAGGCGGCTATCTCCGCAAAGCCGTACAACATTTCGCCTACGCCATACCGCACGGTTTCAGGCCCTTGGTAAAACAGGGCATCCAGTACGGGAATGTCGTTGTTGCCCAGTGCCGATTCATAACGGTCGGACATGGCGGCAAGTTCAGCCAGGATTTCCGGGCGATTGAGTTCTGGTGACATGATGGTTCCTTCGGTCATGAAGGTTATGCTGGCTTGGAGGGAGAAAGCGTCGTGCTGGTAACGGATGCTCCTTCAGCGACATTTATAACCGCTTCATCCGAAATCGAGACAACTTCGGAAGGGGGCCGGTGCGTGGCCTCGTCAGTCTTGCGGGCCAGGTCATTGGTTACTGTTTTCAGTTCAGTGACTTCGGCGCGCACGTCATTCAGGATCTCCATCAGCGCCGCATGATCTTCCGTTGCGCGCTGGTCGGTTCCACGGCTGAGCACCGCATTGCCAACCATAAGGGCGGGAAGCGCCACAAGCTGGATGCAGTTGCTGATATAAAGCAGCGTATTCTGCCATGCTGGCGCGGCAAGTGGAATGAGGGAAAAGACAAGAAAGGCATAGACGCACCAGATACTCCCGAAAATGATCGTCATGCGGACGGCCACATGATCATTGACCTGATTGATGAAAGCGGACGTACGCGGGGGATTGGACATGGTTATCTGCCTGTTGTTGTAATGTTCTGTATGATCCTGCCTGTATGTCTCAAAACATGTCGGCTTGCGTCCACTGTCAGATGGATAGGATCTATGCTGCGAACAGGGGAAATATGCTTTTTTCGCGTAGATTACGTGGGTGTCGGCTGAATAAACAAAGCTAGGGGTCGAACTCTCCCTGAAGCCGTCCGGCCCGATTCTATTTTTTATGCGCGGGCATTTTGGGTTTATTGGGTGTGTGATTGGCGGTTTTCTGGGTTTTTTGTTTAGTTTTGTTTAGTTTTTTGTTTTTGCATTCATTTTCTGATTGACGTTTGTGGGGGTGGGTTCTATATCCCCAATCACCGGCGGCGCTGAGGGAAACTTCTTGAGCTTGCTGGTGAGATTTGCTAGATTATTCGGCCCTGTTGGGTTTGATCTTTGACAAGAGAATAGAGAGAGTATCTGGAAGGGATATGCTGGCGGCGCGATTATTACTCTTTAGGGGGTGATGATTGGCGGTCTGGACTGGGTGAGACTGGTCTAGGTAGCTTGGCGTATCTTTTTAGGAATATGCGTTGAGTGTTTTGAGGCTGTATGCGGGTTTATCCTGTTTATATGGTTTAGAAGCCTGGAGCGGCTCTGTTTGTTTTGCTGGGGACTTTGGTTTCTGGTGGGATGAACCTGAGAGTTTGATCCTGGCTCAGAGCGAACGCTGGCGGCATGCTTAACACATGCAAGTCGCACGAACCTTTCGGGGTTAGTGGCGGACGGGTGAGTAACGCGTAGGGATCTGTCCATGGGTGGGGGATAACTTTGGGAAACTGAAGCTAATACCGCATGACACCTGAGGGTCAAAGGCGCAAGTCGCCTGTGGAGGAACCTGCGTTCGATTAGCTAGTTGGTGGGGTAAAGGCCTACCAAGGCGATGATCGATAGCTGGTCTGAGAGGATGATCAGCCACACTGGGACTGAGACACGGCCCAGACTCCTACGGGAGGCAGCAGTGGGGAATATTGGACAATGGGCGCAAGCCTGATCCAGCAATGCCGCGTGTGTGAAGAAGGTTTTCGGATTGTAAAGCACTTTCAGCGGGGACGATGATGACGGTACCCGCAGAAGAAGCCCCGGCTAACTTCGTGCCAGCAGCCGCGGTAATACGAAGGGGGCAAGCGTTGCTCGGAATGACTGGGCGTAAAGGGCGCGTAGGCGGTTGACACAGTCAGGTGTGAAATTCCCGGGCTTAACCTGGGGTCTGCATTTGATACGTGGCGACTAGAGTGTGAGAGAGGGTTGTGGAATTCCCAGTGTAGAGGTGAAATTCGTAGATATTGGGAAGAACACCGGTGGCGAAGGCGGCAACCTGGCTCATGACTGACGCTGAGGCGCGAAAGCGTGGGGAGCAAACAGGATTAGATACCCTGGTAGTCCACGCTGTAAACGATGTGTGCTGGATGTTGGGTGACTTTGTCATTCAGTGTCGTAGTTAACGCGATAAGCACACCGCCTGGGGAGTACGGCCGCAAGGTTGAAACTCAAAGGAATTGACGGGGGCCCGCACAAGCGGTGGAGCATGTGGTTTAATTCGAAGCAACGCGCAGAACCTTACCAGGGCTTGACATGCGGAGGCTGTGTCCAGAGATGGGCATTTCTCGCAAGAGACCTCCAGCACAGGTGCTGCATGGCTGTCGTCAGCTCGTGTCGTGAGATGTTGGGTTAAGTCCCGCAACGAGCGCAACCCTCGCCTTTAGTTGCCATCACGTTTGGGTGGGCACTCTAAAGGAACTGCCGGTGACAAGCCGGAGGAAGGTGGGGATGACGTCAAGTCCTCATGGCCCTTATGTCCTGGGCTACACACGTGCTACAATGGCGGTGACAGTGGGAAGCCAGGTGGTGACACCGAGCCGATCTCAAAAAGCCGTCTCAGTTCGGATTGCACTCTGCAACTCGAGTGCATGAAGGTGGAATCGCTAGTAATCGCGGATCAGCATGCCGCGGTGAATACGTTCCCGGGCCTTGTACACACCGCCCGTCACACCATGGGAGTTGGTTTGACCTTAAGCCGGTGAGCGAACCCGCAAGGGGCGCAGCCGACCACGGTCGGGTCAGCGACTGGGGTGAAGTCGTAACAAGGTAGCCGTAGGGGAACCTGCGGCTGGATCACCTCCTTTCAAGGATGTGTTCTGAGTATTATCTGGGCGTAAGTCTGGATAGTTTTGGAATGCTTCTTACATAAAGTCCTTACCTGCAGGATCGGGTAAGGCACAGCCAGAGAGGCTGCCTGCACTTATGTGTAACGCGCCGTCAACATATCCCTTCCAGCGACAATCAGATGGACCCTTTGGGGCTAGTAGCTCAGTTGGTTAGAGCACACGCTTGATAAGCGTGGGGTCGGAGGTTCAAGTCCTCCCTGGCCCACCAGTCCTCTGCCGTGTGTCTATGGCCTGCATCGTGTATGTGGTGTTGGTTTTATGGTCATGCACTGATGGGGGCGTAGCTCAGCTGGGAGAGCACCTGCTTTGCAAGCAGGGGGTCGTCGGTTCGATCCCGTCCGCCTCCACCACCACCCTTTCAGGGGTGTGGAAGTGGTGTTGAGAGGTCTGGGAATGATTGTCGCCGGAAGATAATGGAGATCGGACGGATACCATGTGGAACCGCGTTGGCGGTGCACCTGGTGTTGCGGTCTGGTAAGTTTGCTCTTTGATAAGTGAATAGGTTGGTGCGTTTGTGGACGTGCCTTTGTCGCGGGTTGGTCTGACCCGTGGATGGTCCGAGCAGTCGGAGTATCCATGCTAAGTGACGAAGGCGTTAGCGTTCATAAGCGATAGTTAAGTGTTGATTGTGTGAATGCACTGCACTTTCTCTGTGCGGGTGTCACTTGCTTGGTCTATCGGCTGTCTGGTCGGTGGTTTGAGTG
It contains:
- a CDS encoding SDR family NAD(P)-dependent oxidoreductase, translating into MDEGRYVLITGASSGIGAELAWLYAARGRPLVLWGRNAERLENVAARARSHGVDVYTRVLDVADGQAAIAALRADDDSHPVGIAILAAGLGDMRRGNDVVERAEDVLRLGLVNYATPSAMAAAAAERMVARGRGHIVLIGSVAAFHALPFAAAYSGSKAGLKRFAEAQQMALAPLGVGVTLVSPGFVDTPMSRRVVGAKPFLQTAPMAARKIARAVDRDRPHLVFPFLFSVLRLVDTLVPWPLKRRILSAIRADQMD
- the glk gene encoding glucokinase, translating into MKEIVAVDIGGTHARFAIAQVDQGRVVTLGEAVTLKCADHASLQLAWEAFARVIDRPLPKSAGIAVACPIKGDILKLTNNPWVIQPAWLPVKLGVDELILVNDFGAVAHAVAQVGEGSLQHICGPDVPLPEQGVITVVGPGTGLGSAYVVRRKNGYFVCETEGGHIDFSPLDQLEDRILTVLRRRYRRVSVERVVSGPGLLNLYEAIAEMGELSVKARDDKALWTMALEGSDPVAAAALERFCLSLGTVAGDLALAQGGSAVVIAGGLGLRLAKHLPSSGFAERFVAKGRFEGMMSEMPVKLITYPQPGLLGAAAAFAEAYR
- a CDS encoding thiamine pyrophosphate-binding protein encodes the protein MAITSLEVATQRAGGRRGADILLEILESEGVRYIFGNPGTTELPLIDALQRRPDLHYILALQEASVVAMADGYAQAAGRPGFLNLHTAGGLGHGMGNLLNASVSQTPLVVTAGQQDSRHTISDPLLFGDLVSIATPAVKWAQEVLHADQLPVLVRRAFNDSMAAPSGPVFLSLPMDVMEEASDIDSGFPSIINRDSIAGGLPELARALAAITPGRLAIIAGDEVHGANAAAQVAAVAEVLGAPVYGASWPSRIPFATSCPLWAGNMPTRATDIARRLSDYDAIFALGGKSLITILYSEGSPVPSGCAVYQVSADARDLGRTFQTPLSLVGNIRASLEVLLPLLEHETLPRKAAFTAARENVVAARATRRAQAQAQVAHHRGDPVIAPCVAAHEAVRAIGPNVAIVDEAIATSSYTRMFLDSDWAAQYSFLRGGALGWGMPAAVGASLGLGREPVVCLVGDGAALYSPQALWTAAHEQLPVTFVVMNNREYNVLKGFMRGQTHYVSAREDRFLAMDLRDPPIDYQAMALSYGLESRLVTRAGDIAPVIEAAMASGRPNLVEIVISTVA
- a CDS encoding hydroxyethylthiazole kinase; this translates as MPAHPVFMDYDTPACQAVGQRIRAGAPFVYGLTNYVAAPLSANVLLAVGAAPAIGAAPGWPDGFGARAGAMWVNAAGLINGSVEDMRTAIAAANTAGVPWVLDPVAMGAGVAGYDALIRTLAAGGPAVIRGNASEIMALAGGVGTARGVETTATIAQAVPSGLMLAHRQKAIVAISGPEDHILTPDGQQVVIPGGHRLLATVTGAGCALGGVIAAALAVTPVGPERLMAVATAHALYARAAEMAARNAQGTASFATGFVDALSQLQQVA
- the hpxZ gene encoding oxalurate catabolism protein HpxZ, which translates into the protein MSPELNRPEILAELAAMSDRYESALGNNDIPVLDALFYQGPETVRYGVGEMLYGFAEIAAFRRQRAGGSPPRDVLRRHITAIGTDAGTVDLEFRRHGGTRIGRQSQTWIRTLDGWKIIAAHVSLMADIS